A genomic stretch from Barnesiella intestinihominis YIT 11860 includes:
- a CDS encoding DUF4091 domain-containing protein encodes MQHHLFYRLLIISCTFFLISCQQTIECYLIPSTDKASDFHKVQPQNSGTLFLAKNEAEHIQIVFKGCPGETYKIHRNGNDDNSIRYSCRQIKSVYGFDDALVPIDGEQITLNDSIAKLWITFRTAESIRPGKYEEQISIDGNGKRQKIKIDLQVYDTALPSTPSLPAAFGIIEKNLIDSTSKEQTLQNKLEWAELCLDYRMNPYFSTWLANSMKHEASSSPWKWNDKRTVPFLSDKRFNRFAVPYHSLSHNELDSLLQRLKQTDLLDKSYFYLWDEPAYMKEYHLIGQYSQEIHKLMPEAKVLTTFYCGPKDGKYKDRLFSVFDLWRGDTQIFSMSAWALQANEANADTCRSLLRGNEEWWTYVCMGPGEEQPNLLLTMDGYQHRAVLWRSWKERTTGFLYWAVNAYAESDTLAFRKDLPEGDGVLIYPGQYFNSTSPVVSIRMERWRDSMEDYEYLAKLEKKIGRAKSETLFQSIYQSPEKYSKNNAEIEKFRKSILEILSK; translated from the coding sequence ATGCAACATCACCTTTTCTATCGGCTTCTCATCATAAGCTGTACATTCTTTTTAATCTCTTGTCAACAAACAATCGAATGTTACCTTATACCTTCGACCGACAAAGCATCTGATTTTCATAAAGTTCAACCCCAAAATTCCGGCACGTTATTCCTCGCTAAAAATGAAGCGGAACATATCCAAATCGTTTTCAAAGGCTGTCCAGGAGAAACTTATAAAATACATCGAAACGGAAATGACGACAATTCTATCCGATATAGTTGTCGGCAAATCAAATCGGTATATGGATTCGACGATGCCTTAGTCCCCATAGATGGAGAACAAATTACTTTAAATGACTCTATCGCTAAACTATGGATTACATTCCGTACGGCCGAGTCGATCCGACCGGGGAAATACGAAGAACAAATTTCGATCGATGGTAACGGAAAACGGCAAAAAATAAAAATCGATCTGCAAGTGTACGACACGGCATTACCCTCGACACCTTCGTTACCAGCAGCATTCGGTATCATAGAAAAGAATCTCATCGACTCGACTTCGAAAGAACAAACTTTGCAAAACAAACTGGAATGGGCAGAATTATGCCTTGATTATCGCATGAATCCCTATTTCTCCACATGGTTGGCCAACAGCATGAAACATGAGGCATCTTCATCTCCGTGGAAATGGAACGACAAGCGAACAGTTCCTTTCCTATCGGACAAACGATTCAATCGGTTCGCTGTCCCCTACCACTCTCTGTCACACAACGAATTGGACAGCTTGTTGCAGCGATTAAAACAAACCGATTTACTCGATAAATCCTACTTCTACTTATGGGACGAACCTGCTTATATGAAAGAATATCACCTCATCGGTCAATATTCCCAAGAAATACACAAGCTCATGCCCGAAGCAAAGGTCCTCACGACCTTTTACTGTGGACCGAAAGACGGGAAATACAAAGACCGGTTGTTTTCCGTATTCGACCTTTGGCGAGGAGACACTCAAATTTTCAGTATGAGCGCTTGGGCTTTACAAGCGAACGAAGCCAACGCAGACACATGCCGTTCTCTTCTCCGAGGCAATGAAGAATGGTGGACTTATGTCTGCATGGGCCCCGGAGAAGAGCAGCCCAATCTATTGCTCACGATGGACGGATACCAGCATCGAGCTGTATTATGGCGTAGCTGGAAAGAGCGTACCACCGGATTCCTATATTGGGCAGTCAATGCCTATGCCGAATCCGACACATTGGCTTTTCGCAAAGACCTCCCCGAGGGCGACGGTGTGCTGATTTACCCCGGCCAATATTTCAACAGCACAAGCCCCGTAGTATCAATACGAATGGAACGTTGGAGAGACAGTATGGAAGACTATGAATACCTTGCCAAGCTCGAAAAGAAAATAGGAAGAGCCAAAAGCGAAACCCTTTTCCAATCTATATACCAATCGCCCGAAAAATACTCGAAAAACAATGCAGAAATAGAAAAATTCAGAAAATCCATTTTAGAAATTCTCAGTAAATAA
- a CDS encoding LamG domain-containing protein, translating into MKTITSFKIAGLITACLFAAMPTKADIGAISFKTSAAGMNALETTIGSNQMTLETWLYIDNSTGFFASNMHNDKGFALGFDGWFKFQLDGASIWIDPTSWKENWTHIACVADGSQMIVYVNGEIAGTQENTTGYNTEADGKPLFLGTAPWGNPCNCKMADFRLWSVARTAEEIKNNYQKQVEPSTTGLIKNFNFAEGNGDHTANLAEPEGNQAWCMGAIDTDYSWETVAQTPTNLRTENQTENSFDILWDGTDGNTWSVELSANGQVVDTKTRLTEKKASFSNLDKKDYTVRVKAHSFMETAFSDAFSVNLSTSSAITNIHKNISIVRHNNAIQIDGIQTGKLISIYTDQGILSRQISAEHETTVLSIEGFPHGIYFISIEGYGPTFKIAL; encoded by the coding sequence ATGAAAACAATTACTTCATTCAAAATCGCAGGTTTAATAACAGCTTGTCTTTTTGCAGCTATGCCTACAAAAGCGGACATCGGAGCTATTTCTTTCAAAACATCGGCTGCCGGTATGAATGCGTTGGAAACAACAATCGGGTCTAATCAAATGACTTTAGAAACATGGTTATATATAGACAATAGTACCGGATTTTTCGCTAGCAATATGCACAACGACAAGGGATTCGCATTAGGATTCGACGGGTGGTTTAAATTTCAGTTGGACGGAGCATCTATATGGATCGATCCTACTTCTTGGAAAGAGAACTGGACTCACATCGCTTGTGTCGCCGACGGAAGTCAGATGATTGTCTATGTTAACGGTGAAATAGCCGGAACACAGGAGAATACAACAGGATATAATACGGAAGCCGATGGAAAGCCTCTTTTTTTGGGAACTGCTCCGTGGGGCAATCCTTGCAATTGCAAAATGGCAGACTTTCGACTTTGGAGTGTAGCCCGCACAGCAGAAGAAATAAAAAATAATTATCAGAAACAAGTAGAACCGTCCACGACAGGACTGATTAAAAATTTCAATTTCGCAGAAGGTAATGGAGACCACACGGCCAACTTAGCAGAGCCCGAAGGTAATCAAGCATGGTGTATGGGCGCTATCGATACCGATTACAGTTGGGAAACAGTAGCGCAGACTCCTACGAATCTACGGACAGAAAATCAAACCGAAAATTCATTCGACATTTTATGGGACGGAACCGACGGTAACACATGGAGTGTCGAATTATCTGCCAATGGACAAGTTGTCGACACGAAAACCAGACTTACCGAAAAGAAGGCCAGTTTCTCTAATCTCGATAAAAAAGATTACACTGTACGTGTAAAGGCACATTCGTTTATGGAAACTGCATTCTCCGATGCTTTCTCGGTCAATCTATCTACCTCCTCGGCCATAACCAATATTCATAAAAATATTTCTATTGTCAGACACAATAACGCAATCCAAATTGACGGCATTCAAACTGGAAAATTGATTTCGATATATACCGATCAAGGCATTTTGAGCCGACAAATTTCAGCCGAACACGAGACAACGGTTCTCAGTATAGAAGGATTCCCTCATGGCATATATTTCATCTCCATAGAAGGATACGGTCCGACATTTAAAATTGCTCTTTAA